One window of Camelina sativa cultivar DH55 chromosome 4, Cs, whole genome shotgun sequence genomic DNA carries:
- the LOC104780525 gene encoding UPF0481 protein At3g47200-like produces MADKTGKFSASSSSQPQCVLQSISTPFPRPSLAEYENNILHYINSKVDVDTVRRKKPVLLLESAGKESCCVFRVPQSFAEMNPEAYKPKVVSIGPYHYGEKHLEMIQQHKLRFLHLFLDKARKNGVDINVLFKAVIHLEEEIRISYSEHLCETSEELAYMMILDGCFILILLLIVSRHIELDDSDDPIFTIPWILPSIGSDLLLLENQVPYFVLRTLFVESEIGLSGDINRMAFSFFNLSMDKPERYWVKHRNLKATHLLDLMRMSFIPNMGSMDEEEDYQLIKGESGKKSSLDCTLILSATRLSLQGIDFRLRSDADSMIDIRLKKNKLQIPLLRLDAFISSVLLNCVAFEQFYTKSRNDITSYVVFMGCLLNGEKDATFLTDDNRILENYFGSEIEVSQFFKTICKDVVFDINRSYLRNVFAEVNKINTSIWYSEYRGYLRSPWKVMSFSFSFISSVLQTIAAIVYYLNDSNINSQTQ; encoded by the coding sequence ATGGCAGATAAGACTGGAAAATTTtcagcctcttcttcttctcagcctCAGTGTGTATTACAATCCATATCAACTCCTTTCCCACGTCCTTCACTAGCAGagtatgaaaataatatctTACATTATATCAATTCGAAGGTAGATGTAGACACAGTTAGACGCAAGAAACCAGTGCTTCTCTTGGAATCAGCTGGTAAGGAATCTTGTTGCGTCTTCAGAGTCCCTCAAAGCTTCGCAGAAATGAATCCTGAAGCCTATAAGCCCAAAGTTGTTTCCATTGGTCCTTACCATTACGGAGAAAAGCACCTCGAGATGATTCAACAGCACAAGCTTCGATTTCTCCACCTTTTCTTAGACAAGGCAAGAAAGAATGGAGTAGATATAAATGTCTTGTTTAAGGCTGTAATTCatttggaagaagagataaggATATCGTACTCTGAGCATCTTTGTGAAACATCAGAGGAGCTAGCGTATATGATGATTCTAGATGGCTGCTTCATTCTCATTTTGTTACTTATCGTGTCAAGACACATTGAACTGGATGATAGTGATGATCCAATCTTCACGATCCCCTGGATTCTCCCGTCTATCGGGAGTGATCTTCTCCTCTTGGAAAACCAGGTCCCTTACTTTGTTCTTCGAACTTTATTTGTAGAATCCGAGATTGGTCTCTCTGGTGACATAAACAGGATGGCGTTTAGCTTCTTCAACCTCTCAATGGATAAACCAGAAAGGTATTGGGTGAAGCACAGAAACCTCAAGGCAACCCATCTTCTTGACCTCATGCGTATGAGCTTCATACCTAACATGGGATCTatggatgaagaggaagattaTCAACTCATTAAGGGTGAATCTGGAAAGAAATCATCCTTAGACTGTACACTGATTCTGTCGGCTACAAGACTTTCTCTCCAAGGGATAGATTTCAGGTTAAGGAGTGATGCAGATTCGATGATAGATATAAGACTAAAGAAGAACAAGCTTCAAATACCACTGTTAAGATTGGATGCGTTCATTAGCTCAGTCTTGCTCAACTGCGTGGCCTTTGAACAATTTTACACCAAGAGTAGGAATGACATAACAAGCTATGTAGTTTTCATGGGATGCCTTCTAAACGGCGAGAAAGATGCCACATTCTTGACCGACGACAACAGGATCTTAGAGAATTACTTTGGCAGCGAGATTGAGGTATCACAGTTCTTCAAAACTATATGTAAAGATGTTGTGTTTGACATAAATAGAAGTTATCTACGGAATGTGTTTGCGGAAGTTAACAAGATTAACACCTCAATATGGTACTCAGAGTATCGAGGTTATCTACGGTCACCATGGAAGGTTAtgtcattttcttttagttttatttcttccGTGCTCCAGACCATTGCTGCCATTGTCTACTACCTTAACGACAGTAACATTAACAGCCAAACCCAATGA
- the LOC104783871 gene encoding spermidine coumaroyl-CoA acyltransferase-like, protein MENEDNSSPLVVEKSEVVLVKPSKPTPDVSLSLSTIDNNPYIEAILKTIWVFAPKPYLKDQPSHDPASLLQYALSNALVHYYPLAGKLHRKSDDNRLQLNCKAGDGACFLVVPFIRATARCTLSSLSYMDNADHLAGAYQLVPCYEPVKGCEGYDPLALQVTKFACGGITIGMSHSHSVCDGVGVAQFFRTMIELASGKTQPTVISVWQRERLTFNNINAELGDFNQNPEVVDLPKAFTSIATSPYTLTEDMVREILDITSEDITKLKKLVGEDEQMTNDKEKMVVTTLEILAAHVWRARCRALKLNPEGTTVLGLAIGIRSIMEPALPEGYYGNAFVNAYVSLTASELSESSLSHIVRLIKNMKTAAIRKQYVLGELSKIEGTLKMKASFEGINAGSMMLSDWRQIGLHYNGWGGLVNIIPLFSVKLPHLCAFLPASKAVPGMQGGVRVLVTLPKAAMAKFKEEMNVS, encoded by the exons ATGGAAAATGAAGATAACTCAAGTCCCTTGGTCGTTGAGAAATCAGAAGTGGTTCTAGTGAAACCATCAAAGCCAACACCTGatgtctctctgtctctctccaCCATTGACAATAATCCTTACATCGAAGCCATCCTCAAAACCATTTGGGTCTTCGCTCCCAAACCTTATCTTAAAGATCAACCCAGCCATGATCCAGCTTCTCTTCTCCAATATGCTCTCTCTAATGCCCTTGTCCATTACTACCCTCTTGCAGGAAAACTTCACCGGAAGTCCGATGACAATAGACTTCAGTTGAATTGCAAAGCCGGAGATGGA gcttgttttcttgtagtgcccTTTATAAGGGCAACTGCCAGAtgcactctctcttctctcagttaCATGGACAATGCTGATCACTTGGCCGGAGCCTACCAACTCGTGCCTTGTTACGAACCAGTGAAGGGTTGTGAGGGATACGATCCTCTGGCTTTACAGGTCACTAAGTTTGCATGTGGAGGAATCACTATTGGAATGTCTCACTCTCACTCAGTCTGTGATGGTGTTGGAGTGGCTCAGTTTTTCCGAACGATGATCGAGCTTGCCTCCGGAAAGACCCAACCCACCGTCATCTCCGTATGGCAGAGAGAGAGGCTCACCTTTAACAACATTAACG CTGAACTCGGAGACTTCAACCAAAATCCGGAAGTTGTTGATTTGCCGAAGGCTTTTACGTCTATTGCTACTTCGCCTTATACACTGACTGAGGACATGGTCCGTGAGATCCTGGACATTACTTCCGAAGATattacaaaactcaaaaagttAGTTGGAGAGGACGAGCAAATGACGAATGACAAAGAGAAGATGGTTGTCACGACTCTAGAGATTCTTGCCGCCCACGTCTGGAGAGCACGATGCCGCGCCCTGAAACTGAATCCAGAGGGAACTACGGTTCTAGGGTTAGCCATTGGTATCCGTAGCATTATGGAGCCGGCATTACCAGAAGGCTACTACGGCAATGCCTTTGTCAATGCATATGTGTCATTGACAGCTAGCGAGCTAAGCGAATCATCATTGTCTCATATCGTGAGGCTCATAAAGAACATGAAGACAGCTGCGATACGCAAGCAGTATGTATTGGGGGAACTTAGCAAGATTGAGGGAACTTTAAAGATGAAGGCATCGTTTGAGGGCATCAACGCCGGGTCCATGATGCTCTCGGATTGGCGACAAATCGGTCTGCATTATAATGGCTGGGGAGGTTTAGTGAACATAATACCGTTGTTTTCAGTGAAATTACCCCATCTCTGTGCTTTTTTGCCAGCGTCAAAGGCAGTTCCAGGGATGCAAGGTGGCGTTCGAGTGTTAGTTACGCTACCGAAGGCTGCAATGGCTAAGTTCAAAGAGGAGATGAATGTTTCTTAA